A genome region from Triticum aestivum cultivar Chinese Spring chromosome 2B, IWGSC CS RefSeq v2.1, whole genome shotgun sequence includes the following:
- the LOC123045687 gene encoding anthranilate synthase beta subunit 1, chloroplastic: protein MACSHLAAASSSPATTAAALRARATSPAAGFARLPATLHPENGGLALRGRRAVTPVVAAAGPAAAAPVADRDGTPAAVKQPIIVIDNYDSFTYNLCQYMGELGLDFEVYRNDELTIEEVKRMKPRGILISPGPGEPQDSGISLQTVLELGPTIPIFGVCMGLQCIGEAFGGKIIRVPSGVMHGKSSPVYYDEVLGKSIFEGLSNPFTAARYHSLVIEEESFPHDELEVTAWTEDGLVMAARHKKYTHIQGVQFHPESIITPEGKRIILNFARYVEEFEKQTSEGK from the exons ATGGCCTGctcccacctcgccgccgcctcctcttcaccggcgaccaccgccgccGCGCTGCGTGCACGGGCGACGTCCCCTGCCGCCGGTTTCGCGCGCCTTCCTGCCACCCTCC ATCCTGAGAACGGTGGGTTGGCCCTCAGGGGCAGGAGGGCGGTGACGCCGGTAGTCGCCGCCGCCGGGCCGGCCGCCGCGGCGCCGGTGGCCGACCGTGACGGAACCCCGGCCGCGGTGAAGCAGCCCATTATCGTCATCGACAACTATGATAGCTTTACCTACAACCTGTGCCAG TATATGGGGGAGCTTGGATTAGATTTTGAGGTGTACCGTAATGATGAACTTACCATAGAGGAGGTAAAGAG GATGAAACCACGAGGAATACTTATTTCTCCAGGGCCTG GTGAACCGCAAGATTCAGGTATATCATTGCAGACTGTTCTGGAACTTGGGCCAACCATCCCAATATTCGGAGTTTGCATGGGTCTGCAGTGCATTGGAGAGGCTTTTGGAG GGAAGATTATTCGTGTTCCTTCTGGTGTGATGCATGGAAAAAGCTCTCCAGTTTACTATGACGAAGTTCTAGGAAAGTCCATATTCGAGGGCTTGTCAAA CCCTTTTACCGCCGCAAGGTATCATAGCCTGGTCATTGAGGAGGAAAGCTTCCCACACGATGAACTGGAAGTCACGGCATGGACTGAAGATGGACTTGTCATGGCTGCTCGCCACAAGAAGTACACGCATATCCAG GGGGTCCAGTTCCACCCAGAGAGCATCATCACCCCTGAAGGCAAGAGGATCATCCTCAACTTTGCGAGATACGTCGAGGAGTTTGAGAAGCAGACCTCCGAGGGGAAGTAG
- the LOC123045688 gene encoding vacuolar iron transporter 1, producing MDGHGDGRQPMLEKGPPSHRERHFTAGEVVRDVIMGVSDGLTVPFALAAGLSGASAPSSLVLTAGLAEVAAGAISMGLGGYLAAQSEADHYKREMKREQEEIIAVPDTEAAEIGDIMAEYGLEPHEYGPVVEGLRRNPQAWLEFMMRFELGLEKPDPRRALQSALTIALSYIIGGLVPLLPYMFISTVQDAMLTSVGVTLLALLFFGYIKGRFTGNRPFLSAVQTTIIGAVASAAAYGMAKAVQAR from the exons ATGGACGGTCACGGCGACGGCCGGCAGCCCATGCTGGAGAAGGGCCCGCCGAGCCACCGGGAGCGGCACTTCACGGCCGGGGAGGTGGTGCGCGACGTCATCATGGGCGTGTCCGACGGCCTCACCGTGCCCTTCGCCCTCGCCGCGGGCCTCTCCGGCGCCAGCGCGCCGTCGTCGCTCGTCCTCACCGCCGGCCTCGCCGAGGTCGCCGCCGGGGCGATCTCCATGGGCCTTGGAGG GTACCTGGCTGCCCAGAGCGAGGCAGATCACTACAAGAGGGAGATGAAGAGGGAGCAGGAGGAGATCATTGCCGTCCCAGACACCG AGGCTGCTGAGATTGGGGATATCATGGCAGAGTATGGGCTCGAACCGCATGAGTATGGCCCTGTCGTGGAGGGCCTCCGGAGGAACCCGCAGGCTTGGCTTGAGTTCATGATGAG GTTCGAGCTCGGATTGGAGAAGCCGGATCCTAGAAGAGCCTTGCAGAGCGCTTTAACAATAGCGCTATCTTATATCATCGGTGGATTGGTCCCTCTCCTGCCCTACATGTTCATCTCCACGGTCCAGGACGCCATGCTCACATCAGTTGGAGTCACGCTGCTCGCGCTCCTTTTCTTTGGCTACATCAAGGGTCGGTTTACTGGGAACCGCCCGTTCCTCAGCGCTGTCCAGACTACTATTATTGGTGCTGTTGCCTCTGCTGCGGCATACGGGATGGCGAAGGCTGTGCAAGCTAGATAA
- the LOC123045686 gene encoding putative pentatricopeptide repeat-containing protein At1g09680: MRRALRHRPRIQPPTETPPAPSSPLPWYAAPRAPPSHSPSTTEADPLIVAASEVALTLPVHPAPLPATAPAPLLRLLPAFTSAHFLSLLRSNPLSLPPLPLLSLFRLLLLASPPGLFRHTPSSFLSMSHHLLLHRLPDLARPLLRLLVSRLGRSSPPRLLPLLLPAASPGDPAPLVSELAAAYADEGLLADACSLVLLALRGGTRLPAPVCFGLMSRLPTTPEAYTFYLQLLDAGMPPEVRQFNVLMRDFVRFGDLAGARKVFDEMRTRSVQPTVVSFNTLISGMCRARDLDGVDELYKGMTQMGIKPDVYTYSALIKGLSSSGRMDDATMMFGEMRERGVKPNTIVFTTLIDAHCKDGDVKAGMDLYQDMRARGVMPDLVAYNALLNGLCRARNFKAAECIVEEMRGTGLKPDKVTYTTLIDGCCKDGKLDMVMDIKQKMVDKEVALDEVTYTALISGLSKAGRPVDAERVLVEMIEAGLEPDNTTYTMVIDAFCRKGDVKTGFKLLKEMQNKGRKPGVVTYNVIMSGLCKLGQLKNADMLLHAMLNIGVSPDDITYNILLDGQCKHRKVTDSEELKSAKGMVPDFGVYTSLISELVKKKPAKSYHDR; this comes from the coding sequence ATGCGGAGAGCCCTCCGCCACCGCCCGCGCATCCAGCCGCCCACTGAAACACCGCCGGCGCCGTCCTCCCCTCTCCCCTGGTACGCCGCACCGCGGGCGCCGCCATCGCATTCGCCGTCCACGACCGAGGCCGACCCCCTGATCGTTGCCGCCTCCGAAGTCGCGCTCACTCTGCCAGTCCACCCCGCCCCGCTCCCGGCCACGGCGCCGGCGCCGCTCCTGCGACTCCTCCCCGCCTTCACATCCGCCCACTTCCTCTCCCTCCTACGCTCCAACCCCCTCTCCCTCCCGCCGCTcccgctcctctccctcttccgcCTACTTCTTCTCGCTTCCCCTCCCGGCCTCTTCCGCCACAcgccctcctccttcctctccatgtcccaccacctcctcctccaccgcctcccggACCTCGCTCGCCCGCTCCTCCGCCTCCTAGTCTCCCGACTCGGCCGCTCCTctccgccacgcctcctccctctcctcctccccgctgCCTCCCCCGGAGACCCCGCCCCTCTCGTCTCCGAACTCGCTGCGGCCTACGCCGACGAGGGCCTCCTCGCCGACGCCtgctccctcgtcctcctcgcccTCCGCGGCGGCACCCGCCTACCGGCGCCCGTGTGTTTCGGCCTCATGAGCCGGCTCCCCACTACCCCCGAAGCATACACTTTCTACCTGCAGCTGCTTGACGCCGGCATGCCCCCGGAGGTCAGGCAGTTCAACGTGCTGATGCGAGATTTTGTTAGATTTGGGGACCTTGCAGGTGCACGcaaagtgttcgacgaaatgcgaACGAGGAGCGTGCAGCCGACTGTGGTCAGCTTCAACACCTTGATTTCAGGCATGTGTAGAGCGCGCGATCTGGACGGTGTAGACGAGCTGTACAAGGGAATGACGCAGATGGGTATCAAACCTGATGTCTACACTTACAGTGCTCTGATAAAGGGTTTGTCCAGTTCAGGGAGGATGGATGATGCAACAATGATGTTTGGTGAAATGCGCGAGAGAGGCGTGAAACCCAATACCATTGTGTTCACAACATTGATTGATGCACATTGCAAGGATGGGGATGTGAAGGCTGGAATGGACTTGTACCAGGATATGAGGGCAAGGGGTGTGATGCCAGATTTGGTGGCATACAATGCACTGTTGAATGGGCTCTGTCGGGCGAGAAATTTTAAGGCTGCCGAATGCATTGTGGAAGAGATGAGGGGCACAGGTCTGAAGCCAGATAAGGTGACTTACACCACACTCATCGATGGTTGCTGCAAGGATGGCAAGCTAGACATGGTGATGGATATCAAGCAGAAAATGGTGGACAAAGAGGTTGCGTTGGATGAGGTGACATATACAGCACTCATCTCCGGGTTGAGCAAGGCAGGACGGCCAGTCGATGCCGAGAGGGTCCTTGTTGAGATGATTGAAGCTGGTTTGGAGCCTGACAACACGACCTACACGATGGTGATTGACGCCTTCTGTAGGAAAGGCGACGTGAAGACAGGCTTTAAACTACTGAAGGAGATGCAGAACAAGGGTCGAAAACCAGGAGTTGTGACATACAACGTGATTATGAGTGGCCTCTGCAAGCTGGGGCAGCTGAAGAATGCCGACATGCTTCTGCATGCAATGCTCAATATAGGGGTGTCCCCAGATGATATCACATACAACATTCTCTTGGATGGGCAGTGCAAGCATAGAAAAGTTACTGATTCTGAAGAGCTGAAAAGTGCAAAAGGAATGGTGCCAGATTTTGGCGTTTATACTTCACTGATCAGCGAGCTTGTCAAGAAGAAACCAGCCAAGAGCTACCACGATAGATAA